The genomic interval TTTTATGCGATAATTTTAAAAGGTGAGGTAAGTTTAATACCAACGTTTTTTATTCTTCTTAGAAGCTTCAGACTTTCTTCCTTTATTATGTTTACTTTCCGTATTTGGCTGTTTTTTTCTGTGTTTTGGTGGTGCAATAGGATAAGGATGTTCTGCAATAACTTTAATTGTTTTTTCAATTAACGTTTCAATTAATTTAATATAAGCATTTTCATCTGGAGAACAGAAAGAAAAAGCAATTCCAGATTTACCAGCTCTACCAGTTCTACCAATTCTATGAATATACGTTTCTGGTATGTTAGGAATATCAAAATTAATAATGGCATCTACATTTGTAATGTCAATTCCACGTGCTGCAACATCTGTCGCAATTAAAATATTTGCTTTTTTATCTTTAAAATCTTCAATAGCTTTGTTACGTATTGCTTGGGTTTTATCACCATGAATACTTGTAACTTTATAGCCATTTTTAAGTAGCGATTCCTCTAATTTATCTACACCAAACTTGGTACGTCTAAAAATAATTATTTTCCCGTTTATGGTGTTTCTTAACAAATGCAAACATAAATCGGTTTTGTTTTTCTTTGGAAGATAATACAATAACTGACCAATGTTTTTTGCCGTAGTTTCTTCTGGATTTATTTCAATCTTAATAGGACTTTTTAAAATCCTTTTAGCCAATTCATCTATTTTTTCTGGAATTGTCGCAGAGAAAAGTAATGTTTGTTTTTGCTTAGGACATAATGCTTCTATTTTTTTAACATCGGCAATAAAGCCCATGTCTAACATTAAATCTGCTTCATCTAATACAAAAATTTCAATAGCACTTAAATCGATGTTTCCTTGTAATTGTAAATCAATTAATCTACCAGGAGTTGCAACCAAAACATCTACACCTTCACCTAATATTTCTTTTTGAGGTTCTAAAGATACACCACCAAAAACAGCAGTAGTTTTTAAATCGGTGTATTTGCTGTAGCTTACAAAATTTTCTAAAATTTGTATTGCTAACTCACGAGTTGGTGTTATAATTAAAGATTTTATCTTCTTTTTAGCTTTTTTATCCTCTTCTACTTCTTTATCTAATAGAAGTTGAATTATTGGCAAAGCAAAAGCAGCAGTTTTTCCGGTACCTGTTTGTGCAGAAACAATTACGTTTTTTTTAGCTAAAACTAAAGGAATTGCTTTTTCTTGTACTTGGGTTGGTCTGTGAAATCGCTCTTCAGCAACTGCTTTTAAGATGGATTTATGTAAAGGTAATTCAGAAAACTGCATTGATTATTTTTTATGCAAAGATAGTTTAATTGTATCAATGCATTTTGTATTTATAAAATTTTGAATAATGAACGTTTTATTTACGTATATAAATGGATTAAGCATAAAACGGACTCGAATTTTAAAGGTGTTTATATTAATGTAAGTTTAATGTTTAGGAGAGAAAGTTGATTAGAGTGATGTATGTGTTTTTAGTTTAACTTGTTGTTATTCTTAATTTAGCCAAGTGTATGTGTGGTATTATTAAGCTAAGATTTGCATACAATTTAATTCTAATTCAGATAAAGTTGATATCTTAGTAGCTGTTTAACTTCTAGAAATTAGAATAGTAACACAAGGTAAATTTACCATAAAAAGGTTTTAAAAAAAGGAAGTCAAATTATTAAAAAGAATATAAGAAGCAGACTAGTTTTAATCTTTTTTATATGGATTTATTAGAAGTGTTTTATAAGGAAAATTATAATATAATTAACCTATAATACTTTGTAGACTTCCTTAGAAATATTAATATTGGTGCTTTAAAAAAAAAGTACTCACTACTTATCTAAAACGTAATTAGTAAGACCTTATTATTCTCCTTTAACTTAAAAGTTTTAAAAATAAAACTGATACTAAATACCAAATAGAAACAGATGAAGAAAATAATTTTAATTTTATTATTAACGCTTGGGTTTACATCATACGCTCAAGTTTTTGAACCTGTAAAATGGACTACTTCTGTAGAAAAAGTATCAGAAACTGAATACAATCTTGTAGCAAAGGCAAGTATAGATAGAGGTTGGCATTTATACTCACAAAATGTGCCAGAAGATGGACCAATACCTACTTCATTTACTTTTGAAGAAAATGAAGGTTATTCTTTAATAGATAATGTTGTAGAAGAAGAGGGACATACGATAGATGACCCTGTTTTTAATATGGTTATTAAGTTTTTTGAAGACAGTGCAACTTTTAAGCAAAAAGTAAAAATTACAAGTACAGAACTTACTGCAATAATAGGAGAAGTAGAGTTTATGGTTTGTGATGATAGCAGATGTTTGCCGCCTACTTATATAGATTTAGAATTTAATTTTAATAATACAACTGTTACAAAAGATATTTCAACTGCAAGTATAACATCAGAAAAAGAAAGTGTTATAAAAAGTACCACGACAAACACACCAAGTGAAGACAATAATCAAAGAGGTTTAATTTCAATCTTTTTAATTGCCTTTATATCTGGTTTTGCTGCATTGTTAACGCCTTGTGTATTCCCGATGATACCAATGACAGTGAGCTTTTTTACAAAACAAAGTAAAACAAAGGCTGCAGGAATTAAAAATGCCATTATTTACGGACTTTCAATTATTGTAATTTACGTTTTATTAGGTGTTTTAGTCAGTCTT from Polaribacter sejongensis carries:
- a CDS encoding DEAD/DEAH box helicase is translated as MQFSELPLHKSILKAVAEERFHRPTQVQEKAIPLVLAKKNVIVSAQTGTGKTAAFALPIIQLLLDKEVEEDKKAKKKIKSLIITPTRELAIQILENFVSYSKYTDLKTTAVFGGVSLEPQKEILGEGVDVLVATPGRLIDLQLQGNIDLSAIEIFVLDEADLMLDMGFIADVKKIEALCPKQKQTLLFSATIPEKIDELAKRILKSPIKIEINPEETTAKNIGQLLYYLPKKNKTDLCLHLLRNTINGKIIIFRRTKFGVDKLEESLLKNGYKVTSIHGDKTQAIRNKAIEDFKDKKANILIATDVAARGIDITNVDAIINFDIPNIPETYIHRIGRTGRAGKSGIAFSFCSPDENAYIKLIETLIEKTIKVIAEHPYPIAPPKHRKKQPNTESKHNKGRKSEASKKNKKRWY